The genomic interval AGGGCACGCTGGCCTGATTGTCCACCCAGTCCAGCGAGATCTGACCACCATCAACCGTACGGATCAGCTCACTGAGGGAcgaagggagaggagagaaaaggcaCCGACTTTGAAAACGTGTTTCATCGGATGTGTGTGTCCCAAACCAGCAAGAGGAACATTAAGAGGAGGTTCTTCCTACTTGCGATAAGCAGCAGGGGGTTTGGACTGGAGGAAGGCACGGACCAGGGTTTGAAGGCGGCCACCCCAGCACCATGGAGTGGGACTGAAGCACTCAGCCACTACAGGACAGTGCTTGTGGAGGAACACACTGAAAGCCTCACTACAAACCAGAGCTGGAGcctgacagaaagagacaaaatgacGACACTGGGCCCTTTAGATTATTACATATGACAGACAAGAATGCACGCAAAACAAGACCGGTTTGAGAGAGCATGAGAGGTATGCAACAAAGGcagggtgtggtgtgtgtgggggtgtgtgtgtgtgtcatagacTACTTCTGGTGACACATTTCAGGCTAAAGACCagttaaattaatgaattaaaatacatattcatattcttCAGAGAGAACAAATTATATGACAGGAGTTACAAGTTCTGTGAACTCATAACTGTGGGAAATTGTGGCAggcatttttcactgtgtttttccaATTTTACTGACTAACTAAATGAGCGATTAATTGAAAAGGCAATGATCAGTTAGGCAAGTAACTGGCAAAACCTTATTTTAACCTTTCTTAAACATTTCAAAGTGTTTATGATGGTTTGTCAACAATTATAACTTAATGCATTATAACGTAATTATGGAGTCACTAACTAGTACACCATTCACATTTGGCCTCAAGTGTCTCCCACGACTCTAAAGAATGTCCTTACAACAACTGGGAACTGTAACGACCCAATGGCTTTGATAACGATCCCACAGAAGTTAAATATCTGAATGAAAGATCgaatgctttaaaaaatattataccaaataaaacaataataataacaaaataggGTAAAGTAAAAATTCATTAAACTATAGGATGAAAATTTGAGAAATAGCAATGGTGATTCTTcataaatatgatttaaataagaaaaataaagcgaaatacagtaaaatataacaataaaattGAACAAGataagaaaaaatgaaaaattgaattgattttttaaaaattaaataagacataagaaaaaaaatcagaagagTAGTAATTAGTAATTTAGAAAGATAATTTTAAGTTCATGAGAAcatctaattttaatgaacaaattttacgttttttttttttttttttttgcagaggtGGATGGTACAGTCATCAGCGCTAACCTTGACCACAAAGACTGACCTGACACTTGCGGCCCCACAGATAGTACAGTGCGGCAGTGAGGGAACAGATGAACACCGTGTACGGTCTGGATACACACTCCCAGTATGTTCTCCATAGCTccaaatgtgataaaaacatggTAATAACCTAAAGGACAACAGCAGAGAGCTAACCAGGCAGCTGACGGTTAAGTCAACGACTCGTTAACCGACACTCCGGAACAGACAACCGACACAAAGACGTAAGTTAATACCCGATAACCTGCCTTCATCACTTCCAGCTAACGACAAAGATGTTTTACAGCCATTCCTCTAACACCGACGGGTCTCAGCGCCTCTGAAGGTAACGGTAAAGAGCCGGTAGCCACCGGCAGGAGTTCGTTCAGCGGCGTTTTCTTCAAGTAGAGGCGGATCCTACAAATATGGACGTCAATTAACGCGCATCCGGTGAACTTCTTCGTGTGTCATTTTTAGGCGCATTACCGCCACCTACTGCTGCCTGTGCCACTTCACAAGGTCATTATTGACTTTATATTACAATCCCtaagaaaaacattgttttccttttaaGATTAATGCCAAGATTTCAAATTGTTTATCTGTAAAATACTTATTTATTAATTGAAATGTGTTCGGTTTCATTCACAACTAAATAGAATTAAACGAATAATTCCTGAGGACTCTGTCCTGTTTAAAGAGGACCCTGAGTCAACATCTACAGTTTTTAATGCTTGTGATATTTCAGTAGATATTATGCTTAGCCTATATGGTGCATGTACATAAACATGTGTTTGATTACATTATTGCAGACCACTGACTTATGGCAGTGTAGTACTCCAGTTTGGGAATATTGGTTGGTTTCTCACTGTGCCTTTGAATCAGTTAATCTGGCTTTTTTGTCATTGTTCACATGTCTTGACTCTTTCAAATTTAACTCATAAAAGCAAAGCACAGTACTGTTCATCCAATATGAATTCCAACGCTGCCATGTTGAAACACAGGTCataacaacaaatacaaactcAAAGAATCATATAgccaactggaaaaaaaaaacatagagaCCTGGAGAGCAACATGACGTTTTATTTAGAACAATACCAAAACAAGCACGAAGGTTcttgtttcacttttcactgcGCAATTTATTCCTGGTTGATTGTATAAAATCTCTGAACATTTGCCTTTAGATGCAGTGGTTAAGCCTCTTACAAAACAAGGTCTTTGTTGTCTCTTGATTACACAGCTGTCTGCAGCCAGGACTCATTTCATCTAGTTGAGTGGGATTCCTGTCACCACCTCTGACTCAATGCCACACTCATCATTTCCACGCTTGATCTTAAAGAAACCTGGTATCAGAAGACACAAGAACGTGATTTAACGCCATGCCTTTTTGCCACATCACTAACCACATTACCACATTATGTGACATTAGTCTGTTCTGCACTTTAAATAACACATGACCAAGAAAAATGATGTTCTCCACTGCCAAACCCTGGTTTTGTCGTACCTTTGTCTCCCCAGTCGCTGTTCCAGGAGTTTGCAGCCAGCCAGTAGGGCGTCCCGTTCTCCTCTCCCCAGCCCAGGATCTTAATGGCGTGACCACCCAGCATTTCTCCTGTCACATGCTGATACACACCTGTAATATCATCAAGTACAAGCACACAGGGCTCAATACACTAAAAGACAACAGTAGTTTATTTCAACCCGGCTTTGGAGCAGATATTCTTAAGAATAAACTCAGCTTTTAGATTGGTGGTGTGTTCAAGAAACTCcaatttttatatttgtagtATATGTTGTAGGACAGTTGGTCCCAACCTGAGGGTCAGGACACAAATCCTTCAAATGAAACTATCTGGGGAAGAAAAATCATTCTTTGGGAGAACTGCTCACAAAATCACATAAACACCAAGGCCTTAACCTGATGAGGGGTCATATATTGCATTTCATTATGAGCAACCATGAGACAAAAGGGCAGTTTCAAGTTCATTTTACTCTGAAATTAAGTTAAATGGCtttgcagaaagaaagaggtttgtgtgtgtacagtatatagagTGTAAGCCTCACCAGTCTTATACAGCAGGAAATCCTCATAGACAGAGAAAGCTGCCTCCACAGGCCCGTTCTTGTACAGCTCAGTCATGATCTGCTCCTGATCAGCCGGGACGCTGTATGTGCGTCTACCTgtaaagagagacacagaaaaccATCACATCAAAGGTAAAGACAAGACAGGGCATGATAGAAAAAGACAGTGTGGGGGGATTAGATCATGTTAAAGGTCTATACCAAAGTGTTTGTCCTTTTGATAGGATGGTGAGTATCCATCGATGCACTGCTCCTCACACTTCGGAGTGTCCTGTATGCCCTGACAAGGAGGACGAGTTCCATTCACATGGTGCTCACAGGGAGCAATGGTGTATGGCCTGCAGCCTGTAACACCCAAAAACACCATCACTTTCCCGTTAAGACTCCCTGAACGGTCATAAAAACCCATCTCAGTTCACACTTACCGGCTTTGGAGGCATACAGGCCTCCTGTCACAAGCCCGTTTTTCGCCCAGAACTCCCAGGCAGCAGAGGGATAACCACCGTAACAGCTACAACcacagggaaataaaaacacaccgTAAGTGTTGTTCAGTGTTCTCTCGTAAAAGACCTGTAATTCACTCGTTTTATTCCACAAATACATACCCCATGCCACACTCGtcacagcaggacagcagaTCTTCAGCTGAGATCTCCACAGAGATCTGTCCACTGCTGTGGATACATATCCTGTCGGATATCGCCTCAACTGCCCCAAAGGCCTGTGGGAAATTAAACACTGGTTTGAGAATATTGGTTTTAAAATGCAGTGGTTCCTCAACTGAGCACCTTTAAGCACCTTTACAACCTCCCATCAACACTTATCTTCCTTATTCTgaattgttttgtctattttttgCTTGTCAGTCTCACCCAGCAGGATCCACATGAGCCCTGGTCTCTGATCTGTTGGATCGTAGGACAGTTGGGCCACTGCTTGCGTGGGTCAAAGCTGTCTGGAAGTCGTATGCCTTCAGTGTTATGAACCCTGAACGAGAAAAGGATGGTCACTTAAGTGCTGCAGATAAGATGAACCTGCTGACTGTCACCTGCTTGGACACGTGAGTCATTAAAACTTACACCTCTGGCAGCTTGGGTCCATTCAGTATAGTCCCACACAGTCCCTTCACGTAGCTGATATCAACTTTATAGAAGTTCTGCCCAGCCTGGAGTAAAAGTAATGGAGTTAAAACTCAAGGTTAGACACATGCATGTCACCAGAGTCTGTGACAATAAGTTTTCTTTTTGGCTAACTGTTCCATTGCTCAGTCTCCCATTGTAACTATAGTAGCGGCACTGATGATTAGGATGGTCTCACCGTCCAAGTGGTGTTGGCCTTGTTAATAAAGTTGACCATctctgaggagagaagagggaggtgAGGCCAAGCCCAGGTGACTGAAACAGTCCccaggacacagaggagaatGAGTCGATGCATTCTGCAAAACACACCACAGTCAGCAaagcagattttaaaataattccTTTGGCTACAGTGGGTCATTTACTATATGAAAAGGAGGAATTTGATGTTGTGAGACATCGCAGCACAAGGATTTTTCTCACATTGTTGCTGTGATTAGGAACTTCTTGTTGATTATTCATGTCAAACAATTCTTTTTCCCTTATTTCTGTAATAACTAAAATCCATTTCAATCAAATGTACTTAAAACATAAGGATCTAATTTTAAGTCGGACAGAGCTGCACCTGCTACAATTACAACACAACTAAAGAATGCAAAGTagctcatttatttattagtgACTACTTCTGTACTTTTGGAATGCCAAATATCAGAACTTATGTAATCagactgttgttgtttgtaacAACTGCCAAGTTAGTGTCAAtaacagaataaatgaaaaacaatctcaGTTAAAGTCACAGCTTTTACCTGTGTTGCTTTTTCCCCTGTGgatctctcttcctctgtgcagtTCCTAATCCTCACTGAACTAAACCCCTTTCCTCTTCAATCTTCTCACCTCTTGCTTTCCTTTTTACAGACCACAGTTTATGGAATCACATGTCTGTGTGATGAATGCATCAGCAGTATACTGTAAATCTCATGTGACTAACAAAACATCTTCCCAAAGGTTGACAGGTGCTCTTAAACTTACGACCTAGCAGTgctaaggggaaaaaaatgcaactTAACATTATTATCACCTTTATGACAAACATTCctatttgttattttgtttaatagctatcattacacatacacacacagaaaaaaacaaacaaaaaaagaacataagAATATTTATGAACTTTGAACCtgtgcagtaaaataaattaattttacaGTGTAGAATCTATAAAATCATCCACCAAGGTCATCCCACTAAAATCAACCAGCTGTAAACCAAAGCATGACGTATGTTCTCTGCACAATCAACTTTAAGGCCAGTTTAGATTATTTCACCTCTTTATTAGTTCAAATATGTACAAATCAGAATTTCACATTACATAGCAATGTTTGTAGCTCTCCTTTGGTTCTGTGCAAGGTTACTCTGTGCTAGCCTCACCAAAGCTGCATTTAAGGACACTTAAGCTAGCAGTCTCAATATGCATTTCTCATATCAAATGTAtcagaaattacatttgtttaGTATATCTTTGTTCTCCCTTATTCATTTCAACAGTCAATGTCTAATGAAACTACCTTGGAATTGCACtgttcatttccttttctcctATTTCAAAGTACATAGAGTtcaaacagaataaacaaagGCGTAAGAGTGTTGAAACAAAGCTCTACTGGGAGGAAATGCTCACATCCACATCTACGCagcacattcatacagcgcAAGTGCTTTCAAGTGCACTGCTGTAACAGTTCTTTAAGTGTTTCTCCTGTAGACACATAACAAGTGGAATATTAAGCTAGCTTTGAGTTGACATGAAAACTAAGAAAACTAAGATCTGACACAAAGTTAGAAGAAGAATTAAATGAAGTTTGGTGACTGTGTTCCCCTAAAATGCTAAAATGGGCAGTGTCATGTTTTGCATATTGAAACATTTCAGACAACTCaacagagaaaattaatttAAGTCTTGACATATTCAAATATGCAGAATAATTTAAATCAATCCAAACAATGggtcaaacaaatcaaacacaaatgGAGGAAACACATGATCAGCTTAACCATCAAATGATGATAAAACACCCTGAATTGTTTCAATGTGCTGTTAATGCTGGTGAATACAGTATAACCACACAACTGTGTGTAAATAATTAATCCAGATGCAGGATGGACAACCACAAATCACTATCAAACAACCTAATGTGACCAGCCTGCTACCAGAACCCCTCTATAGTCTAAATATGTCCATGGTCCTGTGACGGCCATAACAAAGAGGGCAAAGTGAGGAAGAGGTGCTTCAGATTCCTCTGGTGAGAGGAGAGCCAGACCTccagagagggaagagaggttTTCTTCAGTCTGTAGCCACCATGGGGGTTCACTGTCCCTGCATGTCGCCAGTGCCCTGCGCCTGTGCCGCAGTGGTGCTGAGGTACTGCCAGCTGAGAGCGGCCAGCAGCATGGCAGCGGACAGGTACATGGGCGACAGGTGGTGGGTCCTGGAGGGGAGGCTTGACTGCGACAGTGCAGACTTGTCTCGGATTACGGCCAGGATGTGCAGGGTCTTGTCCCGTGACGGATCGGTGAGGGAGACCTTCTGTAAAATctgcagagagggagaacaaGACCGACTGCGTTAAAGAAGGTTGAAGTGgtaaaagcaggaaaaacagaaacaacaacacaacccaCCTCCTGGCTGTACTGAGTGATGATATTCTGCACAGCTCTCATGTTGGTGGCTTCCATCATGAGGGTGACAGCCTGTCCCTTTCTGATCTTCACCACTCCCTGGAACACCATGGGGTTGTTGTAGCATGTTGATAGTGTAGCTATTGCCATCACCTAGTCAACAGAGGAATTATATTTAGTCAAGTGGGAGAAATTAATCTAATGCGCTCAAACAATTTGTTGATCACTTCTGGTTGCAAAAGTAACCATGCAAAGATTCAGAAAAATTGTGATGGGCTTTGTTCaccttttttaaacaaatacagactaaatgattgattttttttttttgaaattaAATAGTCAACAGAACTAAATACTGAAGTGACACAACAGTCAATACCTGCGGAATAGCACAGAAATTGAAGACACTCTGGTTGCGCAGGCGGGATAGGTAGGTGATAACATCTGGAACGTGTCGCAGAGCATCAGTGACCAGCAGGTTGAGGCACGACAGAGCAGACTCCAGCTTCTCTGGTTGGGCCAAGTCTTCGAGACGACCTGCAAACTGACTCCAGGCCTGCACGAGGACACAAAGGCACAGGTTAACACAACATCACGTGGTTAAGGAATACTCTCCTGTGTCCTTCCTTAACAGTAACAACAGAAAGTCAACCTAGAGAGGGTGCATAAAATCTACACATTGCACTGATAAAATGTGAgtcaatatttacatttgagtGGGTTGAATATACATATAATGAATAGGAGGTAATATAAAAACCTTTTGTGTAGACAGAAATTTCACAATGTAGTCTGGAAACAgaagagtgaaaagaaaacacattccCACCTCTTGTGGCCAGAAGGCACGTCCCTCTTGTGTGTCCTCTAGATAGTCTCGGATGATGTTGGTCTTCTGCAGGAACAGGCCCATGGAGTTGGCCAGCTCTGTGTCCCGCCCCACCTCAGGGTCCTCAAGCTGGGATGCTGAGAAGAGCTGAGAGAGACCGATTCCAACCAGCCCCGCCACATAATGGCAATACTGCACAGAGGGAACAAAAACTGTCAGGTGGGCAATAACACACATGACAAACTACTggctgataacacacacacagtcagtgtaatATCCTGAGAGGCAGGAGAATTTAACAAATTAACCTTTTAATCAGCACTGTCAGAGACATGCTTAATCTATGCTGGGCTTTAAGGACAGTTTGCACAGTGTGTTGTAAGACTTGAGGAAAGTTCAGAAAGTTTATACGCAGTATGAAAGACAGTTACTTGCAATATGTTGTGCCTTTACTCAGTTTCATTTGGATCTCTGTTACCTCTGTTATACCATAGAGTGccagtgtttgtatttttaaagattCAGGTCATTTATAACATAATGCCATTTAAACAGatgttgttgttactgttgttgtcattgttatgCTCCTGATATTTCTGCCATTAGCAGTAACACAAGGCTAACATTCACCTGGTCCCACTCCTTCATGGATCCAACTTTCTTCTCCAGGAATTCAGCCATTCCTACTCCCATACGATGGCAGATATCTGAGATGACGTCTCTGTATTCCTGAGCGAGGTTTCTGAATTCCAGCGATATCTGGATTGAAAGGACACAAGAAGATTGGAGTTACTGTTAATTACGTTAAGCTCTTATTTTAGGAGTCCATCAGTAATTAAAGCCTTGAGAGACTAATGTATCTGTCTGCTGCCCCTCTACGTACCACCATGCAGAACTACTGACCGTAGGGAAATCCTCCAGAACCTGCCGGTCTTTCTCCTGGCTCTCCGTGAAGCACCACTCATCCTGGTACAGGTAGGTGTGGAAATCATTCAGCATGGGAACTTTTTTGTCCAGAGGGATACTCATGTCGTCCTCCACAGTGTCCAACGCTCGCAGCACCAAGTAGAAAATACAAACCGCGTGTCTGGATCATAGACAGAGGAAGGTGGACATGAGTCAGCTTCAAAACACAAGTATGTGTTCACTGGAGTGTGTGAAAGCTGCCTGAAAAGTTTGCCTGGTCACTGatttacaaaatgacaaaaatagcaGACATGTTGAGGGGGTCAATATAGATCAGGCTATAGCCTGAGTGTAGAAGATTCCCTTTGAGCGAGGATATataaagtgcacacacacactcactcactgaaGATGCATGTTTACAAACGGGTGTCATTTCTTCACTGACAGCTCTGACCTGAACGGTGATCTTAAATtagacacacagcagcagcagcagaggtctCTGTCTCTAATGTTAGCAGTTTCCTTTTTAATTCTTGCTGCAATTCTGAGAATTTTCAAGGCATTTATCACTAATGTCAGACACATGCAGCCTCCTCCTGCATGGCTGCATCAAAAGCATCTGTTTCTACACAGTACCCGATTAATGAGCGATACTGAAGCTGAATccattagttgattaatcaaagATAGAAAATGAATATAAAGAATGAAGCAACAAGTGCCAAACAAAGCAAAGATCTTCTGCTTTGCTCTTTTCATACCATGGTAGGTTGAATTTTTGGAAGTTCTTGACTGTTGATAGGAAAAAAGAAgtaatttgaaaatgtcactgtggtCAATAATGAGCATTTTGCACtatttttctcatattttacagactaaataattaattgattggAAAAATTATTCAGTGGTTTgatcacaaattaaaaaatccTTAGTCCTACTGCACTTAAACACATCTTCACAGATAAACAAGTGCTTTGCTTGACAGAGATTAGATCTTATCTTCCAACAATAAGCAAACTATAATACAGTGAGGATGTCACATGAattgttgttgtcatttaaaTAGCTCTGTGCTCAAGTTCCCCAAAAAAGAGGCCTGGGCCAGCATGACCTGCAGTGTGTTCGATTTATTGAGGCTGCTGCCTGTGGTTGAATTGATAAGTTATCTTTGTACAAAATGTTGTCTAGAGTAAAGGCCACTGATCGTTTATTTTAAGTGTCCGAAACAAACATTTAGTTATTCATATTCGTTTATTTTTGAGGGCATGCATAAGAGCTGTTTTCTCAGAGTTTTGGGACAAATCCAACACCAAAGAAAACCATCCAGTGAAGTCTAGGCTGTTTCTAGTCGTATTAACAGTAGAAatgcttgtgtgtatttttttattttttattttttgcatataAACATTACACAGGAAAACGCTAGTGGGGGAAGGGAAGCGCCCCAGTAACGCCCCTAGCTCTACTcttgagaaaagaaaacatgcttGCAGACACACCCCTCCTCACCTGGAGCTAGCCAAAGCTCCCAGTCTTGCTTTTTTTACCCACCTCAACTCCCCGTCCAGCGCCTGAATCACAGCTGCAAAACTCCGGCTGGTTTGGTTCAGATACAGGTAGCAGGTCCGCAGACTCTCACTCATGGACTCCTGgcaggaaagacagaggaaggcCGTGTGTCGGTAAAAGCTAGCGGGTCTGAGGGCGCTGGAGGGTCGGGCGGCCTCCTGCAGGCCTCGCTCCCCTAACCTCCAGCCCGGCAGGAGGGACCGTGGAGCGGACCCGCAGCCCCGCGGCGCCACCGAGAGAGAGCGCTTGAACACGGACAGAGATACTGGACACTTGTAGCAAGCTCCGGCCATATGAAAAACCCGACAGTACGACAGACGCTGCAGCTATAAGACAACGGCGGTGGAGTCCATGTCCACGCCACGGCTGGTGGGTGAGTTTGAAACAAGTCCATGTAGAGGACAAGCTGGCTGAAGGGTCGAGTGAGGTGAAAAACTTTTCAGGAGCACGTCGAGGAGGGTGAAATGAAACACTCCGCTGATCTGAAAACAGCCTGTCCTCACTGCTGAGGTTTGCAGAGTCTGTGCACAGTGTTTGTCGATCTCCTGTTATGATTAGGCCACTCCTCCCACCTCTACCCAAAACATCACATAACTGTAACTTCCCTCAGTGTTTCCTAATCTGCTTCTAGCACGGAAATGTGTCCGTTAACCCCGGTTTTATCCCGTCAGCTTGTCACAAGATATATCTCCacattaaataataaaggtAAATTGGTAAATATAGtgttttgaaatggaaaacagcagCCTAAAGTGCTAACCCCCTCCAACTCGTGTATTTTTGGTTTCCAATCACCTGCCAATACATGGATTAGAAAAACTGCCATTTAAATCCATCATTTTAAGGATTAATGTAGATCGACAAATCAGAACAacactgtcaaaaacaaacaaaaacccccCAAATTATTATATCAAGTTGTTGTTTAGAGAAGTGTGCTGCAGATAATAGAAGTGTGTTTTGCTGACACCTGGTGGGAGACAGTGGTAACGACAGTAAGATGcacaaaacattattattattattattattattattattattattattattattattattattattattatatggtCGGGTAGACCATGTGTAATCTACCAAAACACTGTCACCATTTTTTATAACAGTGATCAAAATATATTCATTGACTTCTGCTCTAGCCTGATAACTGTATTGTAATTGTATTGTGACTGTATTGACATTTCCCTGTTTTACTTcatgttaatttatttaaatctgaaaaacagtGTCTGAGCTGTGGTGTGAAACTGGGCTACTTCTGTATGACAGTTTtagctcattaaaaaaaaagaaatgtttaaagcCTGTTTAACCGCTGACACCAACCAACACACTGAAGGTCAGTGATTAAATGCACCTGTGGTTTGCACTTGTTTCTGTGACAGTGGCACATCTGCAGTCTGCAGAACTGCCCTTGCATCCTGAAGAACTATT from Lates calcarifer isolate ASB-BC8 linkage group LG7_1, TLL_Latcal_v3, whole genome shotgun sequence carries:
- the fdft1 gene encoding squalene synthase isoform X2 — its product is MDILKSLGHPEELFNLFKFKMGGCRAVMPKLDYESMSESLRTCYLYLNQTSRSFAAVIQALDGELRHAVCIFYLVLRALDTVEDDMSIPLDKKVPMLNDFHTYLYQDEWCFTESQEKDRQVLEDFPTISLEFRNLAQEYRDVISDICHRMGVGMAEFLEKKVGSMKEWDQYCHYVAGLVGIGLSQLFSASQLEDPEVGRDTELANSMGLFLQKTNIIRDYLEDTQEGRAFWPQEAWSQFAGRLEDLAQPEKLESALSCLNLLVTDALRHVPDVITYLSRLRNQSVFNFCAIPQVMAIATLSTCYNNPMVFQGVVKIRKGQAVTLMMEATNMRAVQNIITQYSQEILQKVSLTDPSRDKTLHILAVIRDKSALSQSSLPSRTHHLSPMYLSAAMLLAALSWQYLSTTAAQAQGTGDMQGQ
- the LOC108895657 gene encoding cathepsin B; this encodes MHRLILLCVLGTVSVTWAWPHLPLLSSEMVNFINKANTTWTAGQNFYKVDISYVKGLCGTILNGPKLPEVVHNTEGIRLPDSFDPRKQWPNCPTIQQIRDQGSCGSCWAFGAVEAISDRICIHSSGQISVEISAEDLLSCCDECGMGCYGGYPSAAWEFWAKNGLVTGGLYASKAGCRPYTIAPCEHHVNGTRPPCQGIQDTPKCEEQCIDGYSPSYQKDKHFGRRTYSVPADQEQIMTELYKNGPVEAAFSVYEDFLLYKTGVYQHVTGEMLGGHAIKILGWGEENGTPYWLAANSWNSDWGDKGFFKIKRGNDECGIESEVVTGIPLN
- the fdft1 gene encoding squalene synthase isoform X1; the protein is MAGACYKCPVSLSVFKRSLSVAPRGCGSAPRSLLPGWRLGERGLQEAARPSSALRPASFYRHTAFLCLSCQESMSESLRTCYLYLNQTSRSFAAVIQALDGELRHAVCIFYLVLRALDTVEDDMSIPLDKKVPMLNDFHTYLYQDEWCFTESQEKDRQVLEDFPTISLEFRNLAQEYRDVISDICHRMGVGMAEFLEKKVGSMKEWDQYCHYVAGLVGIGLSQLFSASQLEDPEVGRDTELANSMGLFLQKTNIIRDYLEDTQEGRAFWPQEAWSQFAGRLEDLAQPEKLESALSCLNLLVTDALRHVPDVITYLSRLRNQSVFNFCAIPQVMAIATLSTCYNNPMVFQGVVKIRKGQAVTLMMEATNMRAVQNIITQYSQEILQKVSLTDPSRDKTLHILAVIRDKSALSQSSLPSRTHHLSPMYLSAAMLLAALSWQYLSTTAAQAQGTGDMQGQ